A stretch of Armatimonadota bacterium DNA encodes these proteins:
- the nuoL gene encoding NADH-quinone oxidoreductase subunit L: MPSDLNMVWLVPLFPLIGFLFCALAGGYLVRTMGDMGKRIVGAFASIAVLASFAVSVLLYQQVSHGEGHVSTLFDWIKVASVHIPFEFVVDPLSVLMCLIVTGVGGLIHVYATGYMAEDEDYPRFFTYFNLFIVFMLTLVLANNFVVMFVGWEGVGLCSYLLIGFWYRNKEWKYNTDSANKAFIVNRIGDWAFMIGMFLVFVTFGTFGFGHIAEEAPGKLEPNSTLAMAIALCLFIGAAGKSAQLPLYFWLPDAMAGPTPVSALIHAATMVTAGVYMVSRNHVLFEMAPDAMVIVAIVGAATAVFAATIALAQTDIKKVMAYSTVSQLGYMFLACGIGAFWVAMFHVTTHAFFKALLFLGSGSVIMAMHHEQDMRRMGGLRKYLPITFGTMLVALFAISGIFPFAGFWSKDEILAFTYVSGITELNRVLFAIGLGTAALTTIYMTRMMTLTFGTKPRWEEHGDHSHDDHGHHHGKPKEQKPVIWLPLILLAIPSLLFGAGMLMPGKHDFEHFLEPVTHASVLSKDQLGELAHDLANTLAIVSVAVALAAMFIGWGIYRKGFSKAQESLSGIWGWMHRQWGYDRLMSFLGIRVGGLIGAFFKRVIDESIIDRLFVNGAGFLAKQGGSLLRLAQTGYVRNYALTMLTGAILLIAVAFYFGMR, encoded by the coding sequence ATGCCGAGCGATCTGAACATGGTTTGGCTGGTGCCGCTCTTCCCGTTGATCGGGTTCCTTTTCTGCGCGCTGGCGGGCGGCTACCTGGTTCGGACTATGGGCGATATGGGCAAGCGCATCGTGGGCGCTTTTGCATCGATCGCTGTGCTCGCCTCGTTCGCCGTTAGCGTCCTGCTCTATCAGCAGGTTTCGCACGGCGAGGGACATGTTTCGACCCTGTTCGATTGGATCAAGGTCGCTTCGGTGCACATTCCATTCGAGTTCGTGGTCGATCCCCTCTCGGTGTTGATGTGCTTGATCGTAACCGGGGTCGGCGGACTGATCCACGTCTATGCGACCGGATACATGGCAGAGGACGAGGATTACCCGCGGTTCTTCACTTATTTCAACCTGTTCATCGTCTTTATGCTCACTTTGGTGCTGGCCAACAACTTTGTGGTGATGTTCGTCGGCTGGGAGGGCGTGGGGCTTTGCAGCTACCTGCTGATCGGCTTTTGGTATCGAAACAAGGAGTGGAAATACAACACCGATTCGGCAAACAAGGCCTTTATCGTCAATCGCATCGGCGACTGGGCGTTTATGATCGGGATGTTCTTGGTATTCGTTACCTTTGGCACGTTTGGCTTCGGTCATATTGCAGAAGAGGCGCCTGGGAAGTTAGAGCCGAACTCGACCTTGGCGATGGCGATTGCCTTGTGCCTGTTTATTGGCGCGGCGGGCAAGTCGGCGCAATTGCCGCTTTACTTTTGGCTTCCCGACGCGATGGCCGGTCCGACTCCCGTGTCGGCATTGATCCACGCCGCCACGATGGTTACGGCCGGCGTTTACATGGTCTCGCGCAACCATGTGCTGTTCGAGATGGCGCCCGATGCGATGGTGATCGTGGCGATAGTGGGCGCGGCGACGGCGGTCTTTGCGGCGACGATCGCCTTGGCTCAGACGGACATCAAGAAGGTGATGGCCTATTCGACGGTGAGCCAACTGGGCTACATGTTCTTGGCTTGCGGCATCGGCGCGTTTTGGGTCGCGATGTTTCACGTTACCACCCATGCGTTCTTTAAGGCGCTGCTGTTCCTGGGTTCCGGCTCGGTGATCATGGCGATGCATCACGAACAGGACATGCGGCGGATGGGCGGCTTGCGCAAGTATCTGCCGATCACTTTTGGCACGATGTTGGTAGCGCTTTTTGCCATCTCCGGCATCTTTCCCTTCGCGGGATTCTGGTCAAAGGATGAGATTTTGGCGTTCACCTATGTGTCGGGGATAACCGAACTGAACCGAGTGTTGTTCGCCATTGGATTGGGCACGGCGGCGCTGACGACCATCTACATGACGCGCATGATGACGCTCACTTTTGGAACCAAGCCGCGATGGGAAGAGCATGGGGATCATAGCCATGACGATCATGGCCATCATCACGGCAAGCCCAAGGAGCAAAAGCCGGTCATTTGGTTGCCGCTGATACTGCTGGCAATCCCTTCATTGCTGTTCGGCGCAGGGATGCTAATGCCGGGCAAGCACGATTTTGAGCACTTTTTGGAGCCGGTTACCCATGCGAGCGTGCTGAGCAAGGATCAATTGGGCGAGCTGGCGCACGATTTGGCCAACACTTTGGCCATTGTGTCGGTCGCGGTCGCGTTGGCCGCCATGTTCATTGGTTGGGGCATTTATCGAAAGGGATTCTCCAAGGCTCAGGAATCGCTGAGCGGGATTTGGGGCTGGATGCACCGCCAATGGGGCTACGACAGGCTGATGAGTTTCTTGGGGATTCGCGTCGGCGGATTGATCGGGGCGTTCTTCAAGCGGGTTATCGACGAGTCGATTATCGATAGGCTGTTCGTGAACGGGGCCGGGTTCTTGGCAAAGCAGGGCGGGTCGCTGTTGCGACTGGCTCAGACCGGCTATGTGCGCAACTACGCGCTGACCATGCTGACCGGCGCGATATTGCTGATCGCCGTGGCTTTTTACTTTGGGATGAGATAG
- the nuoK gene encoding NADH-quinone oxidoreductase subunit NuoK, with translation METTIPLNAYLTLSGFMFACGAMGVVIKKNPIVIFMCIELMLNAVNLSFLAFARFNPNVEAQMAGQMYVVFVIAVAAAEVAVGLGIIMAIFRLRESIDVDEVNLLRE, from the coding sequence GTGGAAACGACGATCCCCTTGAACGCATACCTCACCTTGAGCGGCTTTATGTTCGCGTGCGGCGCGATGGGCGTCGTCATCAAGAAGAACCCGATCGTGATCTTTATGTGCATCGAGCTGATGCTGAACGCGGTCAACCTTAGTTTTTTGGCTTTTGCTCGGTTTAATCCCAACGTGGAGGCGCAGATGGCCGGGCAGATGTATGTGGTGTTCGTCATAGCGGTCGCAGCGGCGGAGGTTGCGGTCGGATTGGGCATTATCATGGCGATCTTTCGGCTTCGAGAGAGCATCGACGTGGACGAGGTCAACTTGCTGAGGGAATGA
- a CDS encoding NADH-quinone oxidoreductase subunit J, whose translation MVEKLLFGLFALIIVVTSIGVIKTNNPVRSALMLVVNFFTLAMIYITLQAHFLGVVQVIVYTGAIMVLFLFVIMLLNLGSPEAAKEPVEVKRWAALAMGLGMFALLGAQVFSAIQGPPAGPMQAPGTIKNIGNALFSHWALPFELTSVLLLVGIVGSILLAKRRL comes from the coding sequence ATGGTTGAGAAGCTGCTCTTCGGCCTGTTCGCGCTGATCATCGTGGTTACGAGCATCGGCGTCATCAAGACCAACAATCCGGTGCGCAGCGCCTTGATGCTAGTGGTTAACTTCTTTACTTTGGCGATGATCTATATCACTCTGCAGGCGCACTTTTTGGGCGTGGTGCAGGTGATCGTCTACACGGGCGCGATCATGGTGCTGTTTCTGTTCGTGATCATGCTGCTCAATTTAGGCTCTCCCGAGGCGGCGAAGGAGCCGGTAGAAGTCAAGCGCTGGGCAGCTTTGGCGATGGGGCTTGGGATGTTCGCGCTGTTGGGAGCGCAGGTCTTCTCTGCCATACAAGGTCCGCCCGCCGGACCGATGCAAGCGCCGGGCACGATCAAGAACATTGGGAACGCGCTCTTTTCGCACTGGGCGCTGCCGTTCGAGCTGACCTCTGTGCTATTGCTGGTCGGCATTGTGGGATCGATTCTGTTGGCTAAGAGGAGGCTATAG
- the nuoH gene encoding NADH-quinone oxidoreductase subunit NuoH: MTDLLWGLARIGIVLGFILAIVPGLIWIERRVLSWMQDRIGPNRVGPFGLLQPIADGLKLFFKEEIMPLSVDRAIWWLAPAVALFPAFVAAATLPWGPNRQLTPIADIDAGVLYFLAISSLNVYGVVLAGWASNNKYSLLGGLRASAQLISYELGMGLALGAVILVTGSLRMTDMVAAQSGPLWGVVDWIPNWHLFTPWGFVGAIIFLISMTAETNRTPFDLPEAESELIAGYHTEYSSMKFAVFFMGEYASMLIISGILITCFMGGYLPPLNIQPLAMLQEATADLPIAGLVAGIHTVSNWFIAPLWFMLKMFFFFAFFVWLRATLPRLRYDQLMSLGWKALFPLALINLMLAATYIGFGWVPTLIAYVALAFAYLMWVMMRRMNVETRSVTMHDQATPWGGSTQHG; this comes from the coding sequence CTGACCGACCTGTTGTGGGGATTAGCCCGGATCGGCATCGTGTTGGGCTTTATTCTCGCCATTGTTCCCGGCCTGATCTGGATCGAGCGGCGCGTGCTCTCTTGGATGCAGGATCGCATCGGCCCCAATCGCGTCGGCCCGTTTGGTCTGCTTCAGCCCATTGCCGACGGCCTCAAACTCTTCTTTAAGGAAGAGATCATGCCCCTATCGGTGGATCGGGCGATCTGGTGGCTGGCGCCCGCCGTCGCGCTCTTCCCTGCCTTTGTGGCCGCCGCCACGCTGCCCTGGGGGCCAAATCGCCAATTGACGCCCATCGCCGACATCGATGCGGGCGTTCTTTATTTCCTGGCCATTTCGTCGCTCAATGTTTATGGCGTGGTATTGGCAGGTTGGGCATCGAACAACAAATATTCTCTATTGGGCGGTTTGCGCGCCTCGGCGCAGCTGATCAGTTACGAATTAGGCATGGGGCTGGCGCTGGGCGCGGTGATTCTGGTAACCGGCTCGCTACGGATGACCGACATGGTTGCGGCGCAGTCCGGGCCTCTATGGGGCGTTGTCGACTGGATTCCCAATTGGCACCTGTTCACGCCTTGGGGCTTTGTCGGGGCGATCATCTTTTTGATCTCGATGACGGCGGAGACGAACCGCACGCCGTTCGATCTGCCCGAGGCCGAGAGCGAGCTGATCGCGGGCTATCACACCGAGTACAGCAGCATGAAGTTCGCGGTGTTCTTTATGGGCGAGTATGCGTCGATGCTGATCATCAGCGGCATTTTGATCACCTGCTTTATGGGCGGCTATCTGCCGCCGCTGAACATTCAGCCGCTGGCGATGCTGCAGGAGGCGACGGCCGATCTGCCCATCGCGGGGTTGGTCGCGGGCATTCATACGGTTTCTAATTGGTTCATCGCGCCGCTGTGGTTTATGCTCAAGATGTTCTTTTTCTTCGCTTTCTTTGTCTGGCTGCGGGCGACCTTGCCCAGGCTGCGATACGATCAGTTGATGTCGCTGGGTTGGAAGGCGCTGTTCCCGCTGGCGCTGATCAACCTGATGTTAGCGGCGACCTATATCGGTTTTGGCTGGGTTCCGACCTTGATCGCTTACGTTGCGTTAGCCTTTGCCTATCTGATGTGGGTGATGATGCGACGGATGAACGTCGAGACGCGATCGGTTACGATGCACGATCAAGCAACGCCGTGGGGAGGTTCGACCCAGCATGGTTGA
- a CDS encoding PstS family phosphate ABC transporter substrate-binding protein, whose protein sequence is MNKPFSILTIIGLGAALVAGAQQVAVKGSDTMLIVNQRWAEAFSKVNPGASIAVTGGGSSIGINAFINGVADICASSRPMRKSEIDRAKSRGAIANEIPVALDGLAIAVHSSNPIKSLTMDEVRRIYIGQITNWNQLGGPNMPIVVYSRDSNSGTYGFFQLNVLKNQNWGKGVRFLPSTAEEVREVGRTPGGIGYGGVAYFKGAANVKLLPIAPSAGAAPVEPTEANVRAKKYPIWRYLYYYTNGRPKGATKQFIDFVLSPQGQRIAEEVGYYSLK, encoded by the coding sequence ATGAACAAACCATTTTCCATACTGACAATCATCGGCTTGGGCGCGGCGCTGGTCGCGGGCGCGCAACAGGTGGCCGTCAAAGGCTCCGATACGATGCTGATCGTCAATCAGCGCTGGGCGGAGGCGTTCAGCAAGGTCAATCCGGGCGCCAGCATTGCGGTTACGGGCGGCGGCTCGAGCATCGGCATCAACGCCTTTATCAACGGCGTGGCTGACATTTGTGCATCCTCTCGCCCAATGCGCAAGAGCGAAATCGACCGAGCGAAAAGCCGCGGCGCTATTGCCAACGAGATACCCGTTGCATTGGACGGATTAGCCATCGCCGTGCACTCCAGCAATCCGATTAAGTCGCTCACTATGGACGAGGTTCGGCGAATCTACATCGGCCAGATTACGAACTGGAACCAACTGGGCGGCCCCAACATGCCGATCGTCGTCTATAGCCGAGACAGCAACTCGGGCACCTATGGATTCTTTCAGCTGAACGTTCTTAAGAATCAGAACTGGGGCAAAGGCGTCCGATTCTTGCCTTCTACGGCAGAAGAGGTGCGCGAGGTAGGCCGAACGCCTGGAGGCATCGGCTATGGCGGCGTTGCCTACTTTAAGGGTGCGGCCAATGTCAAGCTTTTGCCCATCGCACCTAGCGCGGGCGCCGCGCCGGTCGAGCCGACCGAGGCGAACGTTCGAGCGAAGAAGTATCCCATCTGGCGCTACCTCTACTACTACACCAACGGGCGACCGAAGGGCGCGACCAAGCAGTTCATCGACTTCGTGCTTTCGCCCCAGGGTCAAAGGATCGCCGAAGAGGTCGGCTATTACAGCCTTAAATAG